One Tenrec ecaudatus isolate mTenEca1 chromosome 12, mTenEca1.hap1, whole genome shotgun sequence DNA segment encodes these proteins:
- the RPS21 gene encoding small ribosomal subunit protein eS21 encodes MQNDAGEFVDLYVPRKCSASNRIIGAKDHASIQMNVAEVDKVTGRFNGQFKTYAICGAIRRMGESDDSILRLAKADSIVSKNF; translated from the exons ATGCAGAACGACGCCGGCGAGTTCGTGGACCTGTACGTGCCGCGGAAATG CTCCGCCAGCAACCGCATCATCGGCGCCAAGGACCACGCGTCCATCCAGATGAACGTGGCCGAG gTTGACAAGGTTACCGGCAGGTTCAACGGCCAGTTTAAGACCTACGCTATCTGCGGGGCCATCCGCAGGATG GGCGAGTCCGACGACTCCATCCTTCGGCTGGCCAAGGCGGACAGCATCGTCTCCAA GAACTTCTGA